The Aquabacterium sp. A3 genomic interval GGGCGGGCCGGGCTGGACTTCTACACCGTGGCCAGCCCCGACACCTTCGTGCACGACCCGGCCCTGGCATGGGGCTTTTACGGCCATCGGCTGGCGCTGTACCGGCGCACGCCGCCGCACGCGGGCTTTGGCATCCTGCAGCGCTGGGGCGCCCAGATGCTGCAGGGACTGCAGGTGTTCACCAGCAATGTGGATGGGCATTTTCAGCGCGCGGGCATGCCCCCTGATCACGTGCACGAGGTGCACGGCAGCATCCACCACCTGCAGTGCCTGGCGCCCTGCCATGAAGACATCTGGCCCGCCGATGGCTTTCATCCGGTGGTCGATGAGGCGGCCTGTCGCCTGCGCAACGATGCCCCCCGGTGCCCGCGCTGCGGGGGCTTGGCGCGGCCCAACATCCTCATGTTCGGGGACGAGGGCTGGCTGGACGTCCGCGAGCAGGCGCAATCCAGTCGCTTGAGGCGCTGGCTGGCGCAGGTGCACCGACCGGTGGTGGTGGAGCTGGGGGCCGGACAGGCGGTGGCCACGGTGCGCCACTTCAGCCACTCGGTGCTGCAGCAGCTCAATGGGCGGCTGGTGCGGATCAATCCGCGGGATCACGCGGTGCCCACCAGACAGGATGCGAGCGTGCCCTTGGGGGCACTGGCGGCGCTGCAGGCGCTGGACGCGCGGCTGCAGCAGGCGGGATGGTTGCCGCCCGACGATCAGGCTCAGGCCTGACGGCGAGCGCGGCGGCCCAGCAGGCTGGCTTGCCACAGGCTGCTGGCGGCCAGCAAGGCGCCCGCACCGAACAGCACCGAGCCTTGGGCCAGCAGGCCCAGACCGGCCAGCAGGCCCAGACCCAGGCCGAGGGTGGCGGCCACGCGGCTGGCGTGCCGGGTGCGGCTGGCGGCAGGACGGGGTGAGACAGGGCGATCAGCGAACACGGCCATGGGGGCCTCCTGAGTGTCAATGGCGCTTCGATTCAATCGTGATGAAACGCACACCAACGGTTGTAAGCCCTGGCCGCGCCTGGCACAAGCTGGAGATGACCCGAAATCGCTAGGGGTTTTCGCGCGATCAGGGCACCGCTTGGACGGATCGCGTCAAAACCCGTGCGGATGGCGCCAGGTGACGCCGATTTGTCGCGCGCCTCAGGTGGCGTGGCCTGGGGGCTCACAGCGCCAGTCGCGCGGTGTAGCCCGTCATTTCCAGGTAGCCACGTCCGGCCAGGTGGCCGTCGGCATCCCGCAGTTCGCTCAAGCCCTCCCAGTAGACGTTGCCGGTGCTGCCCCGGCTGTCCAGCTCTTGCGCATCCAGGCTGGCGCGCAGGGTGTGGCGCTGGGTGCGTCGGTCCGACCCCGTGCCTTCTGGCCATTCCAGCGTCCATGCCACCGGGTAGCGGGCGCCGGTGGCGGGGCTCGTCCAGCGTCGGCCCGGGGTCAGGCGCAGTTCGTCGGGGCCGAAGATGCGGTCGGGCTGACCGGGGCGGCGCAGGCTGCCGCCGTGCCACAAGGCGCTGCCATCGGGCCGCCGCAGCCGGAAGGCGGTCAATGCGCCGCCGTCCAGCAGGTTGATGCCCATCCAGTCCCAGCCCTCGGCCTCGGGGTGCAGCAGGGCCTCGCTCCACTCGTGGTCCAGCCATGCGGTGCCTGCCACGGCCAGTGTCTGATCGCCCTGCTGGATGCGGCCGCTCACGGCCAGGTGCGGCAGGCTGTAGTAACGGCTGGCGTGTTCGGTGCCGGGGGCTTTCTGAGAGAAACCCGCCTGGCCCTGCAGCAGCAGGGGCTGGGTTTGCGCCAGACGCAGGTCCAGCCCGAAGCCTTGGGCGCGCAGGCGGCCTTCGTACACGCTGCGCCCGGACGGGCCCTGGCGTTGCAGCTGCCAGGTTCGGGTGTGTGGGTCAGCAGATGGCGCGGCGCTCAGCGGCCCGATGTGCACGCGGGTGTCGCCTTCGGCGGCCTCGGCCAGGCCGAAGCCCGCGCGGGCGATGCGCTCGTCGTGCAGCAGGCGGGCGCGCCCGGGGTCGCGCAAATCGGTGAGCGCCGCATGGGCGAACACCAGTTGGCGTGCGGCGAAGGCACTGCGGCTGCCGTGGGCGGCGTCCACCCGCGAGCGGAAGAAGGTGATCTGGAAACCGTGCGTGGGCGCCTCGGCCAGGGTGTAGGGCGCCGGCGTGGCGCGGGTCC includes:
- a CDS encoding SIR2 family NAD-dependent protein deacylase, which encodes MLIPPRNAALEAALDQAAALIMQADALVVAAGAGMGVDSGLPDFRGREGFWQAYPALGRAGLDFYTVASPDTFVHDPALAWGFYGHRLALYRRTPPHAGFGILQRWGAQMLQGLQVFTSNVDGHFQRAGMPPDHVHEVHGSIHHLQCLAPCHEDIWPADGFHPVVDEAACRLRNDAPRCPRCGGLARPNILMFGDEGWLDVREQAQSSRLRRWLAQVHRPVVVELGAGQAVATVRHFSHSVLQQLNGRLVRINPRDHAVPTRQDASVPLGALAALQALDARLQQAGWLPPDDQAQA
- a CDS encoding lipocalin-like domain-containing protein, whose product is MNPARRRGLQWLGLQGLGAGLGLLVPGAQARAQVAPAPPPPLRPDDPLVFPRDHGAHPAYRTEWWYVTGALRASPGTRATPAPYTLAEAPTHGFQITFFRSRVDAAHGSRSAFAARQLVFAHAALTDLRDPGRARLLHDERIARAGFGLAEAAEGDTRVHIGPLSAAPSADPHTRTWQLQRQGPSGRSVYEGRLRAQGFGLDLRLAQTQPLLLQGQAGFSQKAPGTEHASRYYSLPHLAVSGRIQQGDQTLAVAGTAWLDHEWSEALLHPEAEGWDWMGINLLDGGALTAFRLRRPDGSALWHGGSLRRPGQPDRIFGPDELRLTPGRRWTSPATGARYPVAWTLEWPEGTGSDRRTQRHTLRASLDAQELDSRGSTGNVYWEGLSELRDADGHLAGRGYLEMTGYTARLAL